The Salminus brasiliensis chromosome 3, fSalBra1.hap2, whole genome shotgun sequence genome contains a region encoding:
- the airim gene encoding AFG2-interacting ribosome maturation factor, with product MSHPALLMLHQELRKCFQSLKTNRDVWRSALEECSPLMSSLGNLAEQLRALKSVELVNTPLSQFPDLQQRLQHKLAQAVDTVLSKLSEKMDSLQGVRDSISKQVFAVFQLYDQNTAALDLRSCVSRSATSPSIADMLEWLQDAECYYRVQYIQRKNLLWMLKPDDLTLLEAAPKRWASLDSPSREERISDALFHVSFFMELE from the exons ATGTCTCATCCAGCGCTGCTGATGTTGCATCAAGAGCTGAGGAAATGCTTCCAGAGTTTAAAGACCAACCGGGACGTCTGGAGATCTGCTCTGGAGGAGTGTTCACCTCTGATGAGCTCGCTGGGGAACCTGGCCGAGCAGCTGAGGGCGCTGAAGAGTGTAGAGCTGGTCAACACTCCCCTCTCTCAGTTTCCAGATCTACAACAACGTCTTCAACACAAGCTCGCACAGGCAGTAGACACTGTCTTGAGCAAATTAAGTGAAAAAAT GGATTCACTTCAAGGAGTGAGGGATTCCATTAGCAAGCAGGTGTTTGCTGTTTTCCAGCTGTACGACCAGAACACAGCCGCCCTGGATCTGCGCTCCTGTGTTTCCAGATCTGCCACCTCTCCATCCATTGCTGATATGTTGGAATGGCTCCAGGATGCAGAATGCTACTACCGTGTCCA ATACATCCAAAGGAAGAACCTGTTGTGGATGCTAAAGCCTGATGACCTCACACTTCTGGAGGCCGCGCCAAAGAGATGGGCATCTTTAGACTCTCCTAGTAGAGAAGAAAGGATATCAG ATGCACTCTTTCACGTGTCCTTCTTCATGGAGTTGGAGTAA
- the cdca8 gene encoding borealin has product MAPRKRTTNAKPKKNVKMPKLEAFLLDFDDEVRTIVERMRDKTNNLLKDADNLYNMALIKLPMTVRRMNWIQYCDSEKPEAKKDPVDESKQKEVAAQVEMTIAHDHAVPPKSAKKAAKTSTSSENEENLVPKSTTKRGRPKKAPSTSKKAKALSVSKQNGTIRKSTRKPLVTPARSFLDSSIIGPTPLITPRFDSRLPKTPAVRVPRHREKVYSISVNGSPIAGCSEDIVINVPLGSGECIQLLASEMDSIDLSQLDDKAVRSIRQLQTRLTSLCGGSK; this is encoded by the exons ATGGCTCCGCGAAAACGAACCACTAATGCTAAACCCAAGAAGAACGTCAAGATGCCGAAGTTGGAGGCCTTTCTTCTTGATTTCGACGATGAAG TTCGCACCATAGTGGAGAGGATGAGGGACAAGACCAACAACCTGTTAAAGGATGCGGACAATCTGTACAACATGGCTCTGATCAAGCTTCCTATGACGGTGCGACGGATGAACTGGATTCAGTATTGTG ATTCTGAAAAGCCAGAAGCCAAGAAAGACCCCGTGGATGAATCCAAG CAAAAGGAAGTGGCTGCACAAGTGGAGATGACCATAGCTCATGACCATGCAGTTCCTCCCAAGTCGGCCAAAAAAG CTGCGAAGACCAGTACAAGCTCAGAAAATGAAGAGAACTTGGTGCCCAAGTCTACAACAAAAAGG GGAAGGCCAAAGAAGGCACCATCAACCTCCAAGAAGGCCAAAGCTCTTTCTGTCAGCAAACAGAACGGCACTATTAGAAA atCTACCAGAAAGCCCTTGGTCACACCAGCAAGAAGTTTCCTGGATTCCTCCATCATCGGTCCAACTCCACTCATTACACCTCGTTTTGATTCCAG GTTGCCTAAGACTCCTGCTGTGCGAGTTCCTCGTCACAGAGAGAAGGTGTACAGCATCTCTGTTAACGGCTCTCCCATCGCTGGATGCAGTGAGGACATTGTCATCAATGTCCCTCTTGGCAGTGGAGAG TGTATTCAGCTGCTGGCCAGTGAGATGGACTCTATTGATCTGAGCCAGTTGGATGATAAGGCGGTGCGCAGTATCAGGCAGCTACAG acCCGACTCACAAGCCTCTGTGGAGGGTCAAAGTGA
- the LOC140552201 gene encoding uncharacterized protein, whose protein sequence is MSTREGGVVLTPLCQGFLKKRKDKMRLRWVTYWFKLHNTTLFFYTKKNGSTSDLKGKYYLFEVESVHDLMRTENKRYLFELTMKNGKRKVLAADTADLRQQWICQLLKAMKPSGLHTTELTSDRVRESFSDRKLRADSSPCSSRSSTSINSEFSFRRPYSTMAEYRWSSITISQPVSQHTIPHMSTSHDAASFKRSQHPEDEVEQKPEKVKLESDYDVLPAHKPLHYEEAIYDTPPSNRRASSRNHEMTDSIYDVPKSIFMRSDGEERPASGALLIDMMACLGERLSELGQSSCPKSQL, encoded by the exons ATGTCTACTAGAGAAGGTGGAGTGGTTCTCACACCACTATGCCAAGGCTttctgaagaaaagaaaagacaaaatg AGGCTGAGGTGGGTGACCTATTGGTTCAAACTTCACAATACAACCCTGTTCTTCTACACTAAGAAAAATGGATCCACT TCAGACCTTAAAGGGAAGTATTACCTGTTTGAG GTTGAATCTGTGCATGACTTGATGCGGACTGAGAACAAGCGCTACCTTTTTGAGCTCACCATGAAAAATGGGAAGAGGAAAGTGCTG GCTGCAGACACGGCAGATCTCAGACAACAGTGGATTTGCCAGCTTCTGAAAGCCATGAAACCTTCTGGCCTACACACCACTGAGCTGACCTCTGACAG ggTTCGTGAGAGTTTTTCAGATCGTAAGCTGAGAGCTGATTCCAGCCcttgcagcagcagaagcagcaccAGCATAAACTCAGAGTTCAGTTTCAGAAGGCCTTACTCCACCATGGCTGAGTATCGCTGGAGCAGCATCACCATCTCTCAGCCTGTATCACAGCACACAATCCCGCACATGTCCACTTCTCATG ATGCGGCCAGCTTCAAGCGCAGTCAGCATCCAGAGGATGAAGTCGAGCAGAAGCCTGAGAAGGTTAAACTGGAGAGTGATTATGACGTCCTACCAGCTCACAAAC CCTTGCATTATGAGGAGGCCATTTATGACACACCTCCATCCAACCGGCGAGCCAGCAGCAGAAATCATG AAATGACTGACAGCATCTATGATGTCCCAAAGTCCATATTTATGAGAAGTG ATGGTGAGGAGAGGCCTGCCAGCGGAGCGCTGCTCATCGACATGATGGCTTGTCTGGGGGAAAGACTCAGTGAACTGGGTCAGAGCAGCTGCCCCAAGAGCCAACTGTAA